In one Heterodontus francisci isolate sHetFra1 chromosome 16, sHetFra1.hap1, whole genome shotgun sequence genomic region, the following are encoded:
- the LOC137378207 gene encoding serine/arginine-rich splicing factor 6-like — protein sequence MPRVYVGRLSYHVREKDLERFFKGYGKLLEVDLKNGYGFVEFEDSRDADDAVYELNGKELCGERIIVEHARGPRRDGSYGGGYGGGGGRSGGGYGYRRNGREKYGPPVRTEFRLIVENLSSRCSWQDLKDFMRQAGEVTYADAHKQRMNEGVIEFRSYSDMKRALDKLDGSEINARRIRLVEDRPRNGRSSSGSPSRSRSRSRRHSRSRSRRSSRSRSGSASKSRSRSRSHNKDRSRSKSKSPERKSRSRGNSKVKSDKGSHSRSPSKSKSELNNKSHSRSRSPQVNGKGDAKSMSHSRSKSRSRSREVSVPTSPVKSKPRSENVSPSKSHSRSVSRSRSRSMSRSRSGSKD from the exons ATGCCGCGTGTTTATGTCGGGAGGTTGAGTTATCACGTTCGCGAAAAGGACCTGGAAAGGTTTTTCAAGGGTTACGGGAAGCTGCTGGAGGTGGATCTGAAGAATGG GTATGGATTTGTTGAGTTTGAAGATTCACGTGATGCAGATGATGCAGTTTATGAACTGAATGGGAAAGAGCTCTGTGGCGAGCGCATAATTGTGGAGCATGCTAGAGGACCACGTCGTGATGGGAGCTATGGCGGTGGTTATGGTGGTGGTGGCGGTCGCA GCGGTGGTGGTTATGGATATCGAAGAAATGGACGGGAGAAATATGGACCGCCTGTCCGAACGGAGTTCAGGCTCATTGTTGAAAATCTTTCAAGCCGTTGCAGCTGGCAAGATCTAAAA GATTTCATGAGACAAGCGGGAGAAGTGACCTATGCAGACGCTCATAAGCAGCGTATGAATGAGGGTGTGATTGAATTCAGATCTTACTCTGATATGAAGCGAGCTTTGGACAAGCTGGATGGCAGCGAAATTAATGCAAGAAGGATTAGATTGGTTGAAGACCGGCCCCGCAATGGACGCTCTTCCTCTGGTAGTCCGTCACG GTCTAGGTCTCGAAGTCGTCGTCATTCTCGTAGTAGAAGCCGTAGGAGCAGCAGAAGCAGATCTGGCAGCGCCTCAAAGAGCCGATCACGTTCTCG ATCACATAACAAGGACCGTTCCAGGTCCAAATCAAAGTCTCCAGAAAGGAAATCTAGATCAAGAGGTAATTCCAAAGTCAAGTCTGATAAGGGCTCTCATTCCCGGTCTCCAAGCAAATCGAAATCTGAATTGAATAATAAATCACACAGCAGATCTAGATCCCCACAAGTAAATGGCAAAGGAGATGCTAAATCAATGTCTCATTCGCGTTCAAAGTCCCGCTCCAGATCAAGAGAAGTGTCTGTTCCTACATCACCAGTTAAATCAAAGCCAAGATCAGAAAACGTGTCTCCGTCCAAATCTCATTCTCGATCGGTGTCTCGGTCCCGATCTAGATCCATGTCCAGATCTAGATCTGGCTCTAAGGATTAG